The following are encoded in a window of Lates calcarifer isolate ASB-BC8 linkage group LG20, TLL_Latcal_v3, whole genome shotgun sequence genomic DNA:
- the LOC108893431 gene encoding serine/threonine-protein kinase TAO1 isoform X1 has product MPSSVRAGSLKDPEVAELFFKEDPEKLFSDLREIGHGSFGAVYFARDVRTNEVVAIKKMSYSGKQSNEKWQDIIKEVKFLQRIRHPNSIEYKGCYLREHTAWLVMEYCLGSASDLLEVHKKPLQEVEIAAITHGALQGLAYLHSHNMIHRDVKAGNILLTEPGQVKLADFGSASIASPANSFVGTPYWMAPEVILAMDEGQYDGKVDVWSLGITCIELAERKPPLFNMNAMSALYHIAQNESPTLQSSEWTDYFRNFIDSCLQKIPQDRPHSDDMLGHAFLQRERPDSVLMDLIQRTKDAVRELDNLQYRKMKKILLQEAHNGPTAETQDGDEELEPGGGRTGTVNSVGSNQSIPSMSISASSQSSSVNSLNEAAQDSRSELDLMEGDHTVMSNSSVIHLKPEEEESFSGEQAASSQPSEPQPTPAQAPRKHYRNREHFATIRTASLVTREMQEHEQDSELREQMSGYKRMRRQHQKHLMALENKLKGEMDEHRLRLDKELESQRSNFTQEMEKLLKKHQAALEKDLKTFANDEKKFQQHIQVQQKKELSSFLESQKREYKLRKEQLKEELSENQSTPKKEKQEWLSKQKENIQHFQAEEEANLLRRQRQYLELECRRFKRRILIARHNVEQDLAREELNKRQTQKDLEHAMLLRHHESMQELEFRHLGTIQKARAELIRTQHQTELTNQLEYNKRRERELRRKHVMEVRQQPKSLKSKELQIKKQFQETCKTQTRQYKALRNHLLETTPKSDHKAVLKRLKEEQTRKLAILAEQYDHSINEMLSTQALRLDEAQEGECQVLRMQLQQELELLNAYQSKIKMQTDAQHDKERRELEQRVSLRRALLEQKIEEEMLALQNERLERIRSLLERQAREIEAFDSESMRLGFSNMVLTNLAPDSQGGWGGGGGGGQGAQGGGHWPGGGGGGGHHSHHHQGGSSSQQPWGHPMLAGGPPPWSLHHPGGGNQRGSGGGMGGVRNSPQAMRRTSSGGRSEQGMSRSASITSQISNGSHLSYT; this is encoded by the exons ATGCCCTCCTCTGTAAGGGCAGGGAGCCTGAAGGATCCGGAGGTGGCTGAGCTTTTCTTCAAAGAAGACCCAGAGAAGCTTTTCTCAGACCTCCGAGAGATTGGCCATGGCAGCTTTGGCGCCGTCTACTTT GCACGGGATGTGCGCACAAATGAGGTGGTGGCAATTAAAAAGATGTCCTACAGTGGCAAACAGTCGAATGAG AAATGGCAGGACATTATAAAGGAGGTGAAGTTTCTCCAGAGGATCCGGCACCCCAACAGTATAGAGTACAAAGGTTGTTACCTCCGTGAGCACACAGCATGG CTGGTGATGGAGTACTGTCTTGGCTCAGCCTCTGATCTGCTGGAAG tTCATAAAAAACCTCTACAAGAAGTGGAGATCGCTGCCATTACACATGGTGCTCTGCAGGGGCTGGCCTACCTTCATTCCCACAATATGATCCACAG ggatGTGAAGGCAGGTAACATCCTGCTGACTGAGCCTGGGCAAGTCAAACTGGCAGACTTTGGCTCTGCCTCCATCGCCTCACCTGCCAACTCCTTTGTGGGAACGCCATATTG GATGGCCCCGGAGGTGATTCTAGCTATGGACGAGGGCCAATATGATGGGAAGGTGGATGTTTGGTCCTTGGGGATCACCTGTATAGAATTAG CGGAGAGGAAGCCTCCCTTGTTTAACATGAATGCAATGAGTGCCTTATACCACATAGCGCAGAATGAGAGCCCCACACTGCAATCTAGTGAATG GACGGATTACTTTAGAAACTTTATCGATTCTTGCCTTCAGAAAATCCCCCAGGACAGACCGCACTCTGACGACATGCTGGGT CATGCGTTTCTGCAGCGTGAACGTCCAGACTCTGTGCTGATGGATCTTATTCAGAGGACCAAGGATGCGGTGCGAGAGCTGGACAACCTGCAGTACCGCAAGATGAAGAAGATCCTCCTTCAGGAAGCCCACAACGGACCCACTGCAGAAACCCAGGATGGAGATGAG GAGCTGGAGCCCGGCGGAGGTCGGACAGGAACGGTGAACAGTGTCGGCAGTAATCAGTCCATCCCCAGCATGTCCATCAGCGCCAgctcacagagcagctctgtcaaCAGTCTGAACGAAGCGGCCCAGGACAGCCGCAGCGAGCTGGACCTGATGGAGGGAGACCACACAGTCATGTCCAACAGCTCTGTTATACACCTCAAACCA gaagaagaggagagttTCTCTGGGGAGCAGGCAGCCAGCAGTCAACCCTCTGAGCCCCAGCCAACACCAGCTCAGGCCCCGAGGAAGCACTACCGCAACAGAGAGCATTTTGCCACTATACGCACAGCGTCACTC GTGACTCGTGAGATGCAGGAACACGAGCAGGACTCTGAGCTGCGGGAGCAAATGTCAGGATACAAACGCATGAGACGGCAGCATCAGAAGCACCTGATGGCCCTGGAGAACAAGCTGAAAGGGGAGATGGATGAGCACCGCCTGAGGTTGGACAAAGAGCTGGAGAGTCAGAGAAGCAACTTCACCCAGGAGATGGAGAAGCTGCTCAAAAAACACCAGGCAGCCCTGGAGAAAGAT CTGAAGACTTTTGCTAACGACGAGAAGAAGTTCCAGCAGCACATCCAGGTGCAGCAGAAGAAGGAGCTCAGCAGCTTCCTGGAGTCACAGAAGCGGGAGTATAAACTACGCAAGGAGCAGCTCAAAGAG GAACTGAGTGAGAACCAGTCGACTCCCAAGAAGGAGAAGCAGGAGTGGCTGTCCAAGCAGAAAGAGAACATCCAGCACTTCCAG gcggaggaggaggccaacctgctgaggagacagaggcagtATCTGGAGCTGGAGTGTCGGCGGTTCAAACGCAGGATTCTCATTGCCAGGCACAATGTGGAGCAGGATCTGGCCAGAGAG GAGCTGAACAAACGGCAGACACAGAAGGACTTGGAACATGCCATGCTGCTCAGGCATCACGAGTCGATGCAGGAGCTGGAGTTCAGGCACCTGGGGACGATCCAGAAGGCGCGGGCAGAGCTGATCCGGACCCAGCACCAGACAGAGCTCACCAACCAGCTGGAATACAataagaggagggagagggagctgAGACGCAAGCATGTCATGGAGGTCCGACAGCAGCCCAAGAGCCTCAAG TCGAAGGAGCTTCAGATTAAGAAGCAGTTCCAGGAGACTTGCAAAACCCAGACCAGGCAGTACAAGGCCCTCAGGAACCATCTGCTGGAGACCACACCCAAGTCTGACCACAAGGCCGTACTGAAGAGGCTGAAGGAGGAGCAGACCAGGAAGCTGGCCATCCTGGCCGAGCAGTACGACCACTCCATCAATGAAATGCTCTCCACACAGGCT CTGCGGTTAGATGAAGCTCAAGAGGGCGAGTGTCAGGTTCTGAggatgcagctgcagcaggagctggagctgctcAATGCGTACCAGAGCAAGATCAAGATGCAAACAGACGCTCAGCAcgacaaggagaggagggagctgGAGCAGAGGGTCTCTCTGCGGCGGGCTCTGCTGGAGCAGAAA ATCGAGGAGGAAATGCTCGCCCTGCAGAACGAACGCCTGGAGCGAATCCGCTCACTGCTGGAGCGCCAGGCCCGAGAGATCGAGGCTTTTGACTCGGAGTCCATGCGGCTGGGCTTCAGCAACATGGTGCTCACTAACCTGGCTCCTGATTCCCAGGGAGGCTGGGggggaggaggcggaggaggccAGGGGGCTCAGGGGGGAGGCCACTGGCccggaggaggtggaggagggggccACCATAGTCATCACCACCAGGGGGGCTCCAGCTCACAGCAGCCTTGGGGTCACCCCATGCTGGCTGGGGGCCCGCCACCCTGGAGCCTCCACCACCCCGGAGGAGGGAATCAGAGGGGGAGTGGGGGCGGCATGGGAGGGGTGAGGAACAGCCCGCAGGCTATGAGGAGGACGTCATCAGGGGGGAGGAGTGAACAGGGCATGAGCAGGAGCGCCAGCATCACCTCTCAGATCTCCAACGGATCCCACCTGTCGTACACctag
- the LOC108893431 gene encoding serine/threonine-protein kinase TAO1 isoform X2: MPSSVRAGSLKDPEVAELFFKEDPEKLFSDLREIGHGSFGAVYFARDVRTNEVVAIKKMSYSGKQSNEKWQDIIKEVKFLQRIRHPNSIEYKGCYLREHTAWLVMEYCLGSASDLLEVHKKPLQEVEIAAITHGALQGLAYLHSHNMIHRDVKAGNILLTEPGQVKLADFGSASIASPANSFVGTPYWMAPEVILAMDEGQYDGKVDVWSLGITCIELAERKPPLFNMNAMSALYHIAQNESPTLQSSEWTDYFRNFIDSCLQKIPQDRPHSDDMLGHAFLQRERPDSVLMDLIQRTKDAVRELDNLQYRKMKKILLQEAHNGPTAETQDGDEELEPGGGRTGTVNSVGSNQSIPSMSISASSQSSSVNSLNEAAQDSRSELDLMEGDHTVMSNSSVIHLKPEEEESFSGEQAASSQPSEPQPTPAQAPRKHYRNREHFATIRTASLVTREMQEHEQDSELREQMSGYKRMRRQHQKHLMALENKLKGEMDEHRLRLDKELESQRSNFTQEMEKLLKKHQAALEKDLKTFANDEKKFQQHIQVQQKKELSSFLESQKREYKLRKEQLKEELSENQSTPKKEKQEWLSKQKENIQHFQAEEEANLLRRQRQYLELECRRFKRRILIARHNVEQDLAREELNKRQTQKDLEHAMLLRHHESMQELEFRHLGTIQKARAELIRTQHQTELTNQLEYNKRRERELRRKHVMEVRQQPKSLKSKELQIKKQFQETCKTQTRQYKALRNHLLETTPKSDHKAVLKRLKEEQTRKLAILAEQYDHSINEMLSTQALRLDEAQEGECQVLRMQLQQELELLNAYQSKIKMQTDAQHDKERRELEQRVSLRRALLEQKLKAFLSFLCLYPMSEFHLFYACFKSICAWNSGCELHSCFVDVTFKSSIFVFLIIMLTLEIKILLDWIIFDL; this comes from the exons ATGCCCTCCTCTGTAAGGGCAGGGAGCCTGAAGGATCCGGAGGTGGCTGAGCTTTTCTTCAAAGAAGACCCAGAGAAGCTTTTCTCAGACCTCCGAGAGATTGGCCATGGCAGCTTTGGCGCCGTCTACTTT GCACGGGATGTGCGCACAAATGAGGTGGTGGCAATTAAAAAGATGTCCTACAGTGGCAAACAGTCGAATGAG AAATGGCAGGACATTATAAAGGAGGTGAAGTTTCTCCAGAGGATCCGGCACCCCAACAGTATAGAGTACAAAGGTTGTTACCTCCGTGAGCACACAGCATGG CTGGTGATGGAGTACTGTCTTGGCTCAGCCTCTGATCTGCTGGAAG tTCATAAAAAACCTCTACAAGAAGTGGAGATCGCTGCCATTACACATGGTGCTCTGCAGGGGCTGGCCTACCTTCATTCCCACAATATGATCCACAG ggatGTGAAGGCAGGTAACATCCTGCTGACTGAGCCTGGGCAAGTCAAACTGGCAGACTTTGGCTCTGCCTCCATCGCCTCACCTGCCAACTCCTTTGTGGGAACGCCATATTG GATGGCCCCGGAGGTGATTCTAGCTATGGACGAGGGCCAATATGATGGGAAGGTGGATGTTTGGTCCTTGGGGATCACCTGTATAGAATTAG CGGAGAGGAAGCCTCCCTTGTTTAACATGAATGCAATGAGTGCCTTATACCACATAGCGCAGAATGAGAGCCCCACACTGCAATCTAGTGAATG GACGGATTACTTTAGAAACTTTATCGATTCTTGCCTTCAGAAAATCCCCCAGGACAGACCGCACTCTGACGACATGCTGGGT CATGCGTTTCTGCAGCGTGAACGTCCAGACTCTGTGCTGATGGATCTTATTCAGAGGACCAAGGATGCGGTGCGAGAGCTGGACAACCTGCAGTACCGCAAGATGAAGAAGATCCTCCTTCAGGAAGCCCACAACGGACCCACTGCAGAAACCCAGGATGGAGATGAG GAGCTGGAGCCCGGCGGAGGTCGGACAGGAACGGTGAACAGTGTCGGCAGTAATCAGTCCATCCCCAGCATGTCCATCAGCGCCAgctcacagagcagctctgtcaaCAGTCTGAACGAAGCGGCCCAGGACAGCCGCAGCGAGCTGGACCTGATGGAGGGAGACCACACAGTCATGTCCAACAGCTCTGTTATACACCTCAAACCA gaagaagaggagagttTCTCTGGGGAGCAGGCAGCCAGCAGTCAACCCTCTGAGCCCCAGCCAACACCAGCTCAGGCCCCGAGGAAGCACTACCGCAACAGAGAGCATTTTGCCACTATACGCACAGCGTCACTC GTGACTCGTGAGATGCAGGAACACGAGCAGGACTCTGAGCTGCGGGAGCAAATGTCAGGATACAAACGCATGAGACGGCAGCATCAGAAGCACCTGATGGCCCTGGAGAACAAGCTGAAAGGGGAGATGGATGAGCACCGCCTGAGGTTGGACAAAGAGCTGGAGAGTCAGAGAAGCAACTTCACCCAGGAGATGGAGAAGCTGCTCAAAAAACACCAGGCAGCCCTGGAGAAAGAT CTGAAGACTTTTGCTAACGACGAGAAGAAGTTCCAGCAGCACATCCAGGTGCAGCAGAAGAAGGAGCTCAGCAGCTTCCTGGAGTCACAGAAGCGGGAGTATAAACTACGCAAGGAGCAGCTCAAAGAG GAACTGAGTGAGAACCAGTCGACTCCCAAGAAGGAGAAGCAGGAGTGGCTGTCCAAGCAGAAAGAGAACATCCAGCACTTCCAG gcggaggaggaggccaacctgctgaggagacagaggcagtATCTGGAGCTGGAGTGTCGGCGGTTCAAACGCAGGATTCTCATTGCCAGGCACAATGTGGAGCAGGATCTGGCCAGAGAG GAGCTGAACAAACGGCAGACACAGAAGGACTTGGAACATGCCATGCTGCTCAGGCATCACGAGTCGATGCAGGAGCTGGAGTTCAGGCACCTGGGGACGATCCAGAAGGCGCGGGCAGAGCTGATCCGGACCCAGCACCAGACAGAGCTCACCAACCAGCTGGAATACAataagaggagggagagggagctgAGACGCAAGCATGTCATGGAGGTCCGACAGCAGCCCAAGAGCCTCAAG TCGAAGGAGCTTCAGATTAAGAAGCAGTTCCAGGAGACTTGCAAAACCCAGACCAGGCAGTACAAGGCCCTCAGGAACCATCTGCTGGAGACCACACCCAAGTCTGACCACAAGGCCGTACTGAAGAGGCTGAAGGAGGAGCAGACCAGGAAGCTGGCCATCCTGGCCGAGCAGTACGACCACTCCATCAATGAAATGCTCTCCACACAGGCT CTGCGGTTAGATGAAGCTCAAGAGGGCGAGTGTCAGGTTCTGAggatgcagctgcagcaggagctggagctgctcAATGCGTACCAGAGCAAGATCAAGATGCAAACAGACGCTCAGCAcgacaaggagaggagggagctgGAGCAGAGGGTCTCTCTGCGGCGGGCTCTGCTGGAGCAGAAA TTAAAGGCCTTCCTTAGTTTCCTTTGTCTTTACCCCATGAGTGAGTTCCATCTTTTTTATGCTTGTTTTAAGAGCATTTGTGCATGGAATTCAGGGTGTGAGTTGCATAGTTGTTTTGTTGACGTTACATTTAAAAGTtctatatttgtttttctaattattatGCTTACTCTGGAAATAAAGATTCTACTTGATTGGATCATATTTGATCTTTAA
- the LOC108893433 gene encoding protein ABHD15, translating into MALFVWDCFFCLLPSLLFFLLCLGLRWPRASCWTRQTIRAARPRFICKPTALAKYLHRHCDSLARPRLAAWPRGDPHLQTLSSLLCGEVRDTIQFTRDNLLLRDGGIVAVDWAVGTGQGEAAGRKRWEGRKEHQTGGKALGCFTSTPPVLLLIPQHWGGMTPHLKALCHQAIRQGFYVVVFHPRGTAGCPLTTARLTEFGDPADLEQVVAYVHSRHPSSSLVAVSEGSGSGILLSYLGECGSSTYLTAAAAISPVLLGQLWFEKAMPHIYHWGVLFHRKLQLRRYASSFREVLDVDQVLSSPSLRDFEESLFCSSAQSQRRTSRPYSLQGLEPSAAWALGERAYPAKDWDSYWERNEPLRDADEVAVPVLCICSRDDPLLPPASALPIPLFQSNPYFLLVLTDKGGHCGFTLEGQEETEGGSTENEEVEEGSWSHMAVLEYFRVVADFLKGEERDGGSWGGPLGEYSQAGQRNRTSNSNTAAPRRRRPTMMRRPRPQAPEQSSVDEEEGNFTWKRSYTR; encoded by the exons ATGGCGTTATTTGTATGGGACTGTTTCTTCTGTCTGCTTCCATCCTTGttatttttcctgctgtgtctgGGTCTCCGCTGGCCCAGAGCGAGTTGCTGGACAAGGCAGACTATCAGGGCTGCAAGACCCAGGTTCATTTGCAAACCCACTGCTCTTGCCAAATATCTGCACCGGCACTGTGACTCCCTGGCCAGGCCGAGACTGGCCGCCTGGCCCAGGGGGGACCCCCACCTCCAGACTCTATCCAGCCTGCTGTGCGGAGAGGTCAGAGACACAATACAGTTCACAAGAGATAATCTGTTactgagagatggagggattgTAGCTGTGGACTGGGCCGTGGGTACAGGACAGGGTGAGGCGGCTGGGAGGAAGAggtgggaggggaggaaggagcaTCAGACAGGGGGAAAGGCGCTGGGCTGCTTCACCTCGACGcctcctgttctcctcctcatccctcaGCACTGGGGAGGGATGACCCCTCACTTAAAGGCGCTGTGCCATCAGGCCATACGTCAGGGCTTTTATGTGGTGGTGTTTCACCCTCGAGGCACAGCAGGGTGCCCGCTGACCACAGCACGACTCACTGAGTTTGGAGACCCAGCTGATCTTGAGCAG GTTGTAGCTTATGTCCACAGCCGCCACCCATCGTCTTCATTGGTCGCAGTGAGTGAGGGTTCAGGATCAGGGATCCTTCTTTCCTATTTGGGGGAGTGTGGATCAAGTACATAcctgacagcagctgcagccatctCACCTGTGCTGCTGGGCCAGCTGTGGTTTGAAAAAGCCATGCCTCATATTTATCACTGGGGGGTGCTGTTTCACCGGAAACTGCAGCTCAGAAG ATATGCAAGCTCCTTCAGAGAAGTCCTGGATGTGGATCAGGTCCTCAGCTCCCCATCCCTCAGGGACTTCGAGGAATCTCTTTTCTGTTCTTCGGCCCAGTCTCAGCGGAGAACTTCTAGACCTTACTCCCTGCAGGGTCTGGAACCCTCAGCTGCCTGGGCACTGGGCGAGAGGGCTTACCCAGCCAAGGACTGGGACAGCTACTGGGAGAGGAACGAACCACTGAGAGATGCAGATGAGGTGGCTGTCCCAGTGCTCTGTATCTGCAGCCGTGACGACCCTCTCCTCCCGCCTGCCTCTGCTCTGCCCATCCCCCTTTTTCAAAGCAATCCTTATTTCCTTCTGGTGTTGACAGACAAAGGAGGGCACTGTGGATTCACTCTGGAAGGCCAAGAggagacggagggagggagcaCTGAAAacgaggaggtggaggaaggtAGCTGGAGTCATATGGCGGTTCTGGAGTACTTCAGAGTAGTGGCTGATTTCCtaaagggggaggagagggatgggGGAAGCTGGGGTGGTCCACTAGGAGAATATAGTCAGGCTGGACAGAGGAACAGAACCAGCAACAGCAACACGGCTGCTCCTCGCAGGAGGAGACCCACAATGATGAGGAGACCGAGACCACAGGCACCTGAACAGAGCAGCGTGGATGAAGAAGAGGGGAACTTCACCTGGAAGAGGTCCTATACAcgctga
- the LOC108893466 gene encoding von Willebrand factor A domain-containing protein 7 isoform X2 → MSGLAALCFLLLQTGACGFEILGWFFRGKSLTHEDITERAILNTTVQVCRALALAEGKDFTFPPQPFTAESVAVACGASKSSKSFCKAISLIQRKNWNVDLFRFYSSRHHFDDETFIEGRKIITEGLSAVKASNKRENFEAAREKLGNILHPLQDFYSHSNWVEMGSNLPNSNLIRAGTSIGNIAAESRATCRNCDGDDCRNNILEDILQEKILTSGYFNFVPFLSDKPKGKCSHGGLLDRTSGIEPTGGINKDKLDSNHGFLHTKAASVAIAATSELLEDIRGAAGDRTFLQMMGITRGASRPLCFVIDTTGGMGDEIAAVRTVTASIINSKVGTEDEPSVYILVPFNDPEFGPLIRTTDPEVFKNSINSLSASGGGDAPEMSLSGLRLALTGAPSNSEIFVFTDASAKDADLKSAVIALIEQTKSVVNFMITSGLGSQRQSDNNQQLSQITRSGAQVYKDLAQASGGQAIEVTKSELLEATSILTESTSSSLVTFLQAARSPGMAENFTFTVDESVRNLTIYITGQLVTFTLISPSGVSQSSADTTGSLIISSQSVGNFQTLRLQQEVGLWEIKMMSTNPYTLKIVGESPIDFLFDFLEVSQGPLGGFEVLDNRPRAGVNGSLRVTVIGSDSATLSEVTLVESSGSGKVNGSVEAVGGGDFLVRFDRIPSAEFVVLVKGQNSNVSSRASSPVFFQRQSTTSISASTLTVTADASDSVLVPGVPLSVPFSVVTSGAGGTFSIQATNDQGFTSTSPSSLSLGTGGHANGIVTITAPPETPSGTDVTLTIEADAPGGTDTNYVVLRFTVLRPVTDFTQPVCQLISLQSNCSETCSLSMWELTVQVTDGADGTGIDRISLKQGNGTMNTSLVSGSENVTLVSYNASCCSPDVDLLVVDQVGNVASCFYTVRKITATTSTPAVSITTNTISSTPQPPTVAAVVSSSTTAVQSFLLCLGITILGLSLPSEMGIN, encoded by the exons ATGTCTGGGTTGGCTGCGTTGTGTTTCCTGCTTCTGCAGACAGGAGCTTGTGGATTTGAAATATTAGGATGGtttttcagaggaaaatctCTGACTCATGAGGATATAACGGAGAGAGCGATCTTAAATACCACTGTGCAGGTGTGCCGTGCTCTGGCTCTGGCTGAGGGCAAAGACTTCACATTTCCT ccacaGCCTTTCACTGCTGAGTCTGTTGCTGTTGCATGTGGAGCATCAAAATCATCCAAGAGTTTCTGCAAAGCCATCAGTTTAATCCAAAGGAAGAATTGGAATGTAGACCTTTTTAGATTCTACAGCTCCCGCCATCACTTTGACGATGAGACATTTATAGAGGGAAGGAAAATCATCACAGAAGGATTATCAGCTGTGAAGGCCAGCAACAAACGAGAGAACTTTGAAGCAGCAAGAGAAAAACTGGGGAATATATTACATCCTTTACAG GACTTCTACAGTCACAGTAACTGGGTGGAAATGGGAAGCAATCTTCCAAACTCCAATCTGATCAGAGCAGGCACCAGCATTGGTAACATAGCAG CTGAGAGCAGAGCAACCTGTCGCAACTGTGATGGAGACGACTGCAGAAACAACATTTTGGAGGATATCCTACAGGAAAAGATACTTACCTCAggatattttaattttgtgccTTTTCTCTCTGATAAACCCAAAg GAAAATGCAGCCATGGAGGACTATTGGATCGAACAAGTGGCATAGAGCCCACAGGTGGGATCAACAAAGACAAGCTTGATTCCAACCATGGATTTCTTCACACTAAAGCAGCAAGTGTGGCGATTGCTGCAACCAGTGAGCTTCTAGAGGACATCCGAGGGGCTGCTGGAGACAGAACATTCCTACA GATGATGGGAATCACCAGAGGAGCCAGTAGACCTCTGTGTTTCGTGATTGACACAACAGGAGGCATGGGTGATGAGATTGCAGCAGTGAGGACCGTCACTGCCTCCATAATCAACAGTAAAGTGGGAACAGAGGATGAGCCCTCAGTTTACATTCTGGTGCCATTCAATGATCCAG AGTTTGGGCCACTGATAAGGACCACAGACCCAGAAGTCTTCAAGAATTCCATTAATTCACTGTCAGCGTCTGGTGGAGGAGATGCTCCAGAAATGAGTCTTTCAGGACTTCGG CTGGCTTTAACTGGTGCTCCTTCAAATTCTGAGATCTTTGTCTTCACCGATGCATCTGCTAAAGATGCAGACCTGAAAAGTGCAGTGATCGCACTCATTGAGCAGACCAAATCAGTG GTGAACTTCATGATTACCAGTGGTCTTGGGTCTCAAAGACAGAGTGATAACAACCAACAACTCAGTCAGATAACGAGATCAGGTGCCCAGGTGTACAAAGACCTGGCTCAGGCTTCAGGAGGTCAGGCTATTGAAGTCACAAAGAGTGAGCTGCTTGAGGCTACAAGCATCCTAACAGAGTCTACCAGCTCCTCTCTG GTAACCTTCCTGCAAGCAGCCAGGAGCCCAGGAATGGCTGAAAATTTCACTTTCACAGTTGATGAGTCAGTAAGAAATCTCACAATTTACATCACTGGGCAACTGGTCACCTTTACTCTCATCAGTCCCTCAG GTGTGTCTCAGAGCAGTGCTGACACGACAGGATCACTGATCATTTCGTCCCAGTCAGTGGGAAACTTCCAGACTCTACGGCTACAACAAGAAGTGGGACTGTGGGAAATTAAAATGATGTCAACAAACCCCTACACTCTGAAGATCGTAG GTGAGAGTCCCATtgacttcctgtttgatttTTTGGAGGTGTCACAGGGCCCACTGGGAGGTTTTGAAGTCTTAGATAATCGTCCCAGAGCTG GTGTTAACGGTAGCCTGAGGGTGACGGTAATTGGCAGTGACTCGGCCACATTGTCAGAAGTCACTCTGGTTGAATCATCGGGGTCAGGGAAGGTTAACGGCAGCGTTGAGGCTGTGGGTGGAGGAGACTTCCTAGTTCGGTTTGACAGGATACCATCGGCAGAGTTTGTGGTGCTCGTGAAGGGACAGAACAGCAACGTTTCCTCCAGAGCTTCTTCCCCAGTGTTCTTCCAAAGGCAGTCAACCACCAGCATCAGTGCCTCTACTCTGACTGTTACTGCT GATGCTTCAGACAGTGTCTTAGTACCAGGAGTACCACTCTCTGTTCCCTTCTCTGTGGTGACTAGCGGTGCAGGAGGAACCTTCAGCATCCAAGCTACCAATGACCAAGGATTTACTTCAACTTCCCCATCCAGTTTATCCCTGGGAACTGGAGGCCATGCTAATGGTATAGTGACCATCACAGCACCTCCTGAAACCCCATCTGGTACTGATGTCACCTTGACCATTGAGGCAGATGCTCCGGGAGGCACAGACACCAACTATGTTGTGCTGCGTTTCACTGTCCTTAGACCG GTGACTGATTTCACTCAGCCAGTATGTCAGCTGATCAGCCTGCAGTCCAACTGCTCTGAAACCTGCAGTCTGTCGATGTGGGAGCTCACTGTTCAGGTGACTGATGGGGCTGATGGGACGGGCATCGACCGCATTAGCCTCAAACAAGGCAATGGGACCATGAACACGAGCCTGGTCAGTGGCAGTGAGAACGTAACGCTGGTGTCCTACAACGCATCTTGCTGTTCACCTGATGTGGATCTGCTAGTTGTGGATCAGGTGGGTAATGTAGCCTCCTGTTTCTACACTGTCCGGAAAATAACTGCCACCACCAGCACACCAGCTGTGAGCATCACTACAAACACCATTAGTAGTACCCCACAGCCTCCAACAGTCGCAGCTGTTGTGTCTTCATCCACCACAGCTGTccagtcttttcttctttgcctTGGCATCACGATTCTAG